In one window of Paraflavitalea soli DNA:
- a CDS encoding T9SS type B sorting domain-containing protein has protein sequence MTFFNARADHITGGETYYTLISSANGQFRYHVTVKLFMDCFSNRQFSNPGIIGIFNKASGARIQDVSVPLSHQETLNLTDAGPCITNPPAVCYRVGYYEFDVTLPASPDGYVISTQVNYRVNGISNLTSGYSNVGATYCGEIPGTNAHPDGPKNHSARFTGSDMVVVCANNTFSYSFAASDGDDDELFYSFCEAYVGGSIGGGGNATPPNPPPYYSVPYGNGYNGGSPLGNKVKINSSTGMITGIAPPEGTYVVTVCVQEIRDHKVIAIQRKDLQIKITSCNVAAASLPPGYMLCDNTQTINLVNFSNSPLINSYNWEIATTGGTTIYTSAAPTPSFTFADTGTYQVKLVINRNGQCADSSTTLARVYPGFVPAFSFAGICVNKPTKFTDATSTRYGLVDGWHWDFGQPGDPTATATDQHPTYTYSSLGLKNVQLIVTNTKGCIDTLVKPVQIVDKPPITLAFRDTLICIPDAVQLKASGSGVFSWTPGVNIINANSATPTVSPTSTMHYYVNLDDNGCLNRDSVKVRVVDHVTLRVMDDTIICQGDAILLHLESDGLRYEWTPAQQMPNPYIAFPTATTTFNTLYKVTAFIGSCSALGDVAVTTVPYPLANAGPDVMICYDAAVQLNGSTDGKTVQWSPIASLSNSTILNPVAKPPGTTNYILAAYDNRGCPKAGLDSVLVTVLPDILAFAGHDTAAVIGQPLQLKASGGVRYNWSPGEGLSATDIPNPIVTHFTPSNGINYKVMVYNEANCVDSAFVQVKVFKTRPSIFVPSAFSPNGDRNNDVFRFVAAGMQNVEYFNVYNRWGQLVYSTTSGANGWDGTIGGKAQSAGIYVWAVRATDYTGTVYTQKGTVTLVR, from the coding sequence GTGACATTTTTTAACGCCCGTGCAGACCATATCACCGGCGGTGAAACCTATTATACGCTTATCAGCTCGGCCAACGGCCAATTCCGCTATCACGTTACTGTCAAGCTCTTTATGGATTGCTTCAGCAACCGGCAATTCAGCAATCCCGGTATCATAGGCATTTTCAACAAAGCTTCCGGCGCCCGTATCCAGGATGTATCGGTGCCACTCAGTCACCAGGAAACGCTGAACCTGACGGATGCAGGCCCCTGCATTACCAATCCCCCAGCTGTTTGTTACCGCGTAGGGTATTATGAATTTGACGTGACGCTGCCGGCTTCTCCTGATGGATACGTCATATCTACGCAGGTGAACTACCGGGTTAATGGCATCAGTAACCTGACAAGCGGCTACAGCAATGTGGGGGCCACCTACTGTGGTGAAATTCCCGGCACGAATGCCCATCCTGATGGGCCCAAAAACCACAGCGCCCGTTTTACAGGCAGCGACATGGTGGTTGTTTGTGCCAACAATACTTTTTCGTACAGCTTCGCTGCTTCGGATGGAGACGATGATGAGTTATTCTATTCATTTTGCGAAGCTTATGTAGGCGGCTCTATTGGCGGAGGCGGTAATGCTACCCCACCCAATCCCCCACCCTACTATTCAGTGCCCTACGGCAATGGTTATAATGGGGGCTCCCCGCTGGGCAATAAAGTAAAGATCAATTCCTCTACGGGCATGATCACGGGCATCGCGCCACCGGAAGGCACATATGTAGTAACGGTGTGTGTGCAGGAAATACGTGATCACAAGGTGATCGCCATACAACGCAAAGACCTGCAAATAAAGATCACTTCCTGTAATGTAGCTGCGGCCTCACTGCCGCCCGGGTATATGCTGTGTGATAATACGCAGACGATCAACCTGGTCAATTTCTCCAACAGCCCATTGATCAATAGTTATAACTGGGAGATCGCCACCACCGGGGGAACAACGATCTACACCTCGGCAGCACCCACCCCTTCTTTTACTTTTGCCGACACGGGCACCTACCAGGTGAAACTGGTGATCAACCGGAATGGTCAATGTGCAGACTCTTCCACCACCCTCGCCAGGGTATATCCAGGATTTGTACCCGCGTTTAGCTTCGCCGGCATTTGTGTCAATAAACCCACGAAGTTTACGGATGCCACCAGTACAAGGTATGGGCTGGTGGATGGGTGGCACTGGGATTTTGGACAACCCGGCGATCCTACGGCCACTGCTACAGATCAACACCCCACGTATACGTATTCCTCGCTGGGACTGAAAAATGTGCAACTGATCGTCACGAATACGAAAGGGTGTATCGATACGCTGGTGAAGCCGGTACAGATCGTAGACAAACCTCCCATCACGCTGGCCTTTCGTGACACGCTGATCTGTATCCCGGATGCGGTACAGTTAAAGGCTTCGGGGAGCGGTGTATTCAGCTGGACACCCGGCGTGAATATTATCAACGCCAATTCAGCCACGCCTACGGTCTCTCCCACATCCACCATGCATTACTATGTGAACCTTGATGACAACGGCTGCCTCAACCGTGATTCAGTGAAGGTGCGTGTGGTAGACCATGTAACGCTACGGGTTATGGACGATACGATCATTTGCCAGGGAGATGCCATCTTGTTGCACCTTGAGTCTGATGGCCTGCGTTATGAATGGACACCGGCACAGCAGATGCCCAATCCCTATATCGCCTTCCCCACAGCTACCACCACCTTCAATACGCTGTATAAGGTGACCGCTTTTATTGGCAGCTGCTCTGCGCTGGGAGATGTAGCGGTCACTACGGTACCCTACCCGCTGGCCAATGCGGGCCCCGATGTGATGATCTGTTATGACGCAGCGGTTCAATTGAATGGCAGCACAGATGGTAAAACAGTGCAGTGGTCACCTATCGCCAGCCTGAGCAATAGCACCATTCTTAACCCGGTGGCCAAACCTCCCGGCACTACCAATTACATCCTGGCTGCCTATGATAACAGGGGCTGTCCCAAAGCCGGCCTGGATTCTGTGCTGGTAACGGTATTGCCCGATATCCTTGCATTTGCCGGTCATGATACGGCGGCTGTGATCGGGCAACCGCTTCAACTAAAAGCCAGTGGCGGGGTACGGTACAACTGGAGTCCCGGCGAAGGTCTTTCGGCTACGGATATTCCCAATCCCATCGTCACGCATTTTACCCCCTCCAATGGCATCAATTATAAGGTAATGGTCTACAACGAAGCCAATTGTGTTGACTCTGCCTTTGTACAGGTAAAGGTCTTTAAAACACGGCCTTCTATTTTTGTGCCCAGTGCCTTCTCGCCCAACGGTGACCGGAACAATGATGTGTTCCGGTTTGTAGCAGCGGGCATGCAAAACGTAGAATATTTCAATGTCTACAACCGCTGGGGGCAGCTGGTGTATAGCACCACTTCCGGCGCCAATGGCTGGGATGGAACGATTGGCGGCAAAGCGCAGTCGGCCGGCATCTATGTCTGGGCAGTAAGAGCTACAGATTATACCGGCACGGTTTATACGCAAAAAGGGACTGTAACGCTGGTAAGGTAA
- a CDS encoding DUF5808 domain-containing protein, whose product MTDPVDDNTHYRWNTFYFNKEDKRILVPKRARWFGYTFNFAQPGTYLLIAVLLFCLFMFSRKA is encoded by the coding sequence ATGACAGACCCGGTTGACGACAACACCCATTACCGCTGGAATACCTTCTATTTCAACAAGGAGGACAAGCGGATACTTGTTCCTAAAAGAGCGAGGTGGTTTGGCTACACCTTCAATTTTGCACAGCCTGGTACTTACCTCCTGATCGCAGTTCTGCTATTCTGTCTTTTTATGTTCTCCCGTAAAGCCTGA
- a CDS encoding metallophosphoesterase family protein — MTRIGLISDTHSFLDPAVFKHFEACDEIWHAGDFGTLAIAKQLSDFKPLKGVYGNIDGNEISSVYPESLRWKCEEVEVYMTHIGGYPPRYNPAVKKELTARPPQLFIAGHSHILKVIYDDKLNCLHMNPGAAGREGWHKIRTLITFVIDGKNMKDCKVIELGKR; from the coding sequence ATGACACGTATCGGACTTATTTCAGACACACATAGTTTTCTGGACCCTGCGGTTTTTAAACATTTTGAGGCTTGTGATGAGATCTGGCATGCAGGGGATTTTGGCACCCTGGCCATTGCTAAACAATTGAGTGATTTCAAGCCGTTGAAAGGAGTGTACGGCAATATCGACGGCAATGAGATCAGTAGTGTATACCCGGAAAGTCTGCGCTGGAAGTGTGAAGAGGTAGAAGTGTACATGACGCATATCGGCGGCTACCCGCCCCGGTACAATCCTGCGGTAAAAAAAGAGCTTACTGCCCGTCCGCCCCAACTGTTCATTGCCGGCCACTCACATATCCTTAAAGTGATATACGATGACAAACTGAACTGCCTGCATATGAATCCCGGCGCCGCCGGCAGGGAAGGCTGGCACAAAATAAGAACGCTGATCACCTTTGTAATAGATGGGAAAAACATGAAAGACTGTAAGGTGATCGAACTGGGGAAAAGATAA
- a CDS encoding DUF2625 domain-containing protein, with translation MRSRFLFIALLIATLTGAAQNKMRPLEALIDKNDPGWPLIRSWIDTAKNKVEVLPADPSKAGDALFNTQVTTQSPMGAVVYMTGGLLIDHGWIRILGSGNARLTRSLPEWNKGKSFQEYGEAPGYWLIADDVLGGFFAVNTGTFSREKIGNVYYLAPDNLEWEDLNMTYAGFLHFCLNGNLDKYYEGFRWKDWQKEVAKLPGDKVYMFFPFLWSKDWKDINKVTREEAPADQQFKFNMETRKRLGLETNYHK, from the coding sequence ATGCGCAGTCGATTTCTTTTTATTGCTTTATTGATAGCCACACTTACCGGTGCAGCACAAAACAAGATGCGACCGCTGGAAGCGTTGATCGATAAAAATGATCCGGGCTGGCCATTGATCAGATCCTGGATCGACACGGCTAAGAACAAAGTAGAGGTTTTGCCGGCCGATCCGTCCAAAGCCGGTGATGCCTTGTTCAATACACAGGTCACCACCCAATCTCCCATGGGCGCTGTTGTGTACATGACCGGCGGCTTGCTGATAGATCATGGCTGGATACGGATATTGGGTTCGGGTAATGCCCGGCTCACCCGTTCCCTGCCCGAATGGAACAAAGGAAAGTCTTTCCAGGAGTATGGAGAAGCACCCGGTTATTGGTTGATAGCCGATGACGTATTGGGAGGCTTTTTTGCTGTTAATACCGGCACATTCAGCAGAGAAAAAATAGGCAACGTATATTATCTCGCCCCTGATAACCTGGAATGGGAAGACCTCAACATGACCTATGCAGGTTTTTTACATTTTTGCCTTAATGGCAACCTCGATAAATATTATGAGGGGTTTCGTTGGAAGGATTGGCAAAAGGAGGTGGCTAAACTACCCGGCGACAAAGTATATATGTTCTTTCCTTTTCTCTGGTCCAAAGACTGGAAAGATATCAACAAGGTAACCAGGGAGGAGGCCCCGGCAGATCAACAATTTAAGTTCAATATGGAAACCCGCAAACGCCTTGGGTTGGAGACCAATTACCATAAATAA
- a CDS encoding homogentisate 1,2-dioxygenase, producing the protein MASYHKLGQIPHKRHTQFRKPDGGLYSEQLFSTEGFSNDYSLLYHTHPPTQIIHTDEPVNVAPVIAEEKMLKHRSFEGFNIKPEKDYLQSRKPVLVNNDCHVVLAAPSGSMDAWYYKNADADEMIFVHEGSGVLRTMYGELPFGYGDYLVIPRGTIYQIHFKDTHNRLFIVESFSPIRFPKKYLSKYGQLLEHSPYCERDIRAPQNLPTFDEKGDFLIKTKKKGMLYGIHYGHHPFDVVGWDGCCYPFAFSIHDFEPITGRVHQPPPVHQTFEGNNYVVCSFCPRLFDYHPQAIPAPYNHSNIDSDELLYYVDGDFMSRKHVTRGMITLHPSGIPHGPHPGAVEKSIGAKETKELAVMVDTFHPLQLTVEALAIENPNYTMSWAE; encoded by the coding sequence ATGGCTTCTTATCATAAACTGGGACAAATCCCACACAAACGTCATACACAGTTCCGTAAGCCCGATGGCGGACTGTATTCTGAACAATTGTTTTCCACCGAAGGTTTTTCCAACGATTACTCCTTGTTGTACCATACCCATCCGCCTACACAGATCATCCATACCGATGAGCCCGTGAACGTAGCACCTGTTATTGCAGAAGAGAAAATGCTGAAACACCGAAGCTTTGAAGGATTCAACATCAAGCCCGAAAAGGATTACCTGCAAAGCCGCAAACCGGTACTGGTCAACAACGACTGCCATGTGGTGCTGGCAGCGCCATCGGGCAGTATGGATGCCTGGTATTATAAAAATGCCGATGCCGATGAAATGATCTTTGTGCATGAAGGCAGCGGTGTTTTGCGCACTATGTATGGGGAACTGCCTTTTGGTTATGGCGACTACCTGGTGATCCCCCGGGGCACCATTTACCAGATCCATTTCAAGGATACCCATAACCGGTTGTTCATAGTAGAATCATTCAGTCCCATCCGCTTTCCCAAAAAATACCTGAGCAAGTACGGGCAATTGCTTGAGCATTCTCCCTACTGTGAGCGTGATATCCGCGCCCCGCAAAACCTGCCCACTTTTGATGAGAAAGGTGATTTCCTCATCAAGACCAAAAAGAAAGGCATGTTGTATGGCATCCATTACGGGCATCATCCTTTTGATGTAGTGGGGTGGGATGGCTGCTGTTATCCCTTTGCATTCAGCATCCATGACTTTGAGCCCATTACCGGCAGGGTACATCAGCCGCCACCCGTACACCAGACCTTCGAGGGCAACAACTATGTAGTGTGCTCTTTCTGTCCCCGGTTGTTTGATTACCATCCCCAGGCCATTCCTGCTCCTTACAACCACAGCAATATCGACAGCGATGAACTGCTGTATTATGTGGACGGAGATTTCATGAGCCGCAAGCATGTCACCAGGGGTATGATCACCCTGCACCCCAGTGGTATTCCCCATGGCCCGCATCCCGGTGCTGTGGAGAAAAGCATCGGTGCGAAGGAAACCAAAGAGCTGGCCGTGATGGTCGATACCTTTCACCCCCTGCAACTTACTGTAGAGGCATTGGCCATTGAAAATCCCAATTATACCATGAGCTGGGCAGAGTAG
- a CDS encoding serine hydrolase — protein MRIVCLWLLLFTTTVKAQTDSTFYDIVKDSIITKFNRGDFKGIYAMADTGFKAAFREEQIVGILNSAGTLGKILSSELISEEKEQRSYRLIFAKKSLQLSLGVVSPVSYVSFGLSFYKLPIVRTRQHFLADNPLKTQLDSVVQKAVTVYMSNKNVAGLSVGIVRNGQLYMYNYGEMKKGEGRLPGVNTIFEIGSVTKTFTGILLANAVLEGKVKLDDDIRKYLDGNYPNLQYNGQPVQLVHLSNHTSGFPSMPKLNNGEDPFSPSVQVTPAMMAEILHRVTLDTVPGTRRSYSNFAVGLLGHILEKVYKTNYEQLVKKYILDLYHMQHTKISLSPDDYKDFATGYDMEGRSTAYWINRLATPAGGIRSTTHDMLLYIRQQLDPRNKAAQLSHQLTFGDTTRGTGLNWGIATTSSGKHRQWSHDGGTDGFTSLCIIYPELKAGIMLLTNTGDHFDDSFNEIARAVYRSWLR, from the coding sequence ATGAGAATTGTATGCTTATGGCTGCTGCTTTTTACCACTACGGTAAAAGCGCAGACAGACTCCACATTTTATGACATAGTAAAGGACAGCATAATAACAAAGTTTAACCGGGGCGACTTCAAAGGAATTTATGCCATGGCCGATACCGGATTCAAAGCCGCCTTCAGGGAGGAGCAGATCGTTGGTATACTAAACAGTGCCGGCACATTGGGTAAGATATTATCCAGTGAGCTGATCAGCGAAGAAAAAGAGCAACGATCCTATCGCCTTATCTTTGCAAAGAAATCATTGCAGCTTTCACTGGGAGTAGTGTCTCCGGTTTCCTATGTTAGTTTCGGCTTGTCCTTTTATAAATTGCCCATTGTCCGGACACGACAGCACTTTTTAGCCGACAATCCACTGAAAACACAGTTGGATAGTGTAGTCCAAAAGGCCGTCACCGTTTATATGAGCAATAAAAATGTGGCAGGGCTCTCCGTGGGAATAGTGCGTAACGGACAGCTATACATGTACAATTATGGGGAGATGAAAAAGGGAGAAGGCCGGCTGCCGGGAGTCAATACCATCTTTGAGATCGGCTCTGTTACCAAAACATTTACCGGCATTCTTTTAGCCAATGCCGTACTCGAAGGCAAGGTGAAACTGGACGATGATATCCGCAAATACCTGGACGGCAACTATCCCAATCTACAATACAATGGCCAGCCCGTGCAGCTGGTACACCTTAGCAACCATACATCAGGGTTTCCCTCCATGCCCAAACTGAATAACGGAGAGGACCCGTTCAGCCCTTCAGTACAGGTGACACCGGCAATGATGGCAGAAATTTTACACCGCGTTACACTGGACACCGTTCCGGGCACCCGTAGATCCTATTCCAATTTTGCAGTGGGACTCCTGGGGCATATACTGGAAAAGGTATATAAAACGAACTATGAGCAACTGGTGAAAAAGTATATCCTCGATCTTTACCATATGCAGCATACCAAAATAAGTTTATCGCCCGACGATTACAAAGATTTTGCTACGGGCTATGACATGGAAGGAAGGTCCACGGCGTATTGGATAAATCGCCTGGCAACACCGGCAGGAGGTATCCGCTCCACCACACATGATATGCTGCTGTATATCCGGCAACAGCTGGATCCCCGCAATAAAGCAGCCCAATTGTCTCACCAGCTTACCTTTGGTGATACCACCAGGGGCACCGGCTTAAATTGGGGCATCGCTACTACCTCTTCGGGAAAGCACCGGCAATGGTCGCACGACGGCGGCACCGACGGCTTTACCTCCCTCTGCATCATTTACCCGGAACTGAAAGCGGGAATTATGCTGCTTACCAATACGGGTGATCATTTTGATGATTCATTTAATGAGATCGCCCGGGCTGTCTACAGAAGCTGGTTGCGTTAA
- a CDS encoding TetR/AcrR family transcriptional regulator, with the protein MVDEANKDQSTEQKILAAAKAVFIEQGLAGARMQDIADKAGINKALLHYYFRSKDKLFEMIFQEAAMKFLPKVSVLFEGDMPLFDKIRLFVDNYITMMIDNPFIPLFVLNEVHKSPEDFITKIWGGRLPPVVEFAAHVQREIDAGHIRPVKPFHLMINMISMCVFPFIGRPVIKGVFKIDNDQFMQVMEERKTLVADFVIDSIRL; encoded by the coding sequence ATGGTTGACGAGGCAAACAAGGATCAAAGTACAGAGCAGAAAATATTGGCAGCTGCCAAAGCGGTATTCATAGAGCAGGGACTGGCAGGCGCCCGGATGCAGGATATTGCCGACAAAGCCGGTATCAACAAGGCGCTGTTGCACTATTATTTTCGCAGCAAAGACAAGTTGTTTGAAATGATCTTCCAGGAAGCCGCCATGAAATTCCTGCCCAAGGTGAGTGTCCTGTTTGAAGGCGATATGCCGCTGTTTGATAAAATACGCTTGTTCGTCGACAACTATATCACCATGATGATCGACAATCCTTTTATTCCCCTCTTCGTGCTCAATGAAGTGCATAAATCACCCGAAGATTTCATCACTAAAATATGGGGAGGCAGGTTGCCACCGGTCGTTGAGTTTGCAGCCCATGTACAAAGAGAGATCGATGCAGGCCATATCCGGCCCGTGAAGCCCTTCCACCTGATGATCAATATGATCTCCATGTGTGTATTCCCTTTTATCGGACGCCCGGTAATAAAAGGCGTATTTAAAATAGACAATGACCAGTTCATGCAGGTGATGGAAGAGCGGAAAACACTGGTCGCCGACTTTGTGATTGATTCTATAAGACTATAA
- a CDS encoding TolC family protein: MVKHWKSAALLLWITPALAQDSSTLTLEQAYDLSRENYPLIKQKGLVRQTADLTIDNLNKNYLPQVTVSGQATYQSAVTSVPIRVAGLDIPTLSKDQYRIQAEATQLLYDGGAVSAQKNLQQVNALVEDQRAEVDLYKVKERINQFYLGILLLDEQLKQTELVKKDIQLGIKRVTAQVDNGTAFRSNQLVLEAELLKAEQRTIELKATRKGWLDVLSLFLNQSLPENTALRMPVVRTYIMAPGINRPELKLFTYQDSLFKSQNSLISAKNRPRTSLFVQGGYARPGLDMLKNDFAWYYVAGVRLNWSLGNLYTTKKERQLLTVNQRMVDVQKDLFLLNTNTQLKQQQSELNKLEQLIVSDEQIIGLRAKVKEAANAQLENGVITANDFLREVNAEDQARLSLIAHRLQWLQAQINLETISGNQ, encoded by the coding sequence ATGGTTAAACATTGGAAATCGGCAGCCCTGCTGCTATGGATCACTCCTGCACTGGCGCAGGATAGCTCCACGCTCACACTGGAGCAGGCCTATGACCTGTCGCGGGAAAATTATCCCCTTATTAAGCAGAAAGGACTTGTGAGGCAAACGGCTGACCTTACCATCGATAACCTGAATAAGAACTATTTGCCGCAGGTTACCGTATCCGGACAAGCCACTTATCAATCGGCGGTAACGAGTGTACCCATCAGGGTGGCAGGATTGGATATACCTACCCTGTCGAAAGATCAGTACCGTATACAGGCCGAAGCTACCCAGCTATTGTATGATGGCGGCGCCGTATCCGCGCAGAAGAACTTGCAACAGGTGAATGCACTGGTAGAAGACCAGCGGGCGGAAGTAGACCTGTACAAAGTGAAAGAACGCATCAACCAGTTTTACCTCGGCATCCTGTTACTGGATGAACAATTGAAGCAAACCGAACTGGTGAAGAAAGATATTCAGCTGGGCATCAAAAGAGTCACAGCACAGGTAGACAATGGTACTGCGTTTCGTTCCAATCAACTGGTATTGGAAGCAGAACTGCTGAAGGCGGAACAACGTACCATTGAGTTGAAAGCTACCCGCAAAGGATGGCTGGATGTATTGTCGCTCTTCCTCAATCAATCACTGCCAGAGAATACAGCCCTCCGTATGCCGGTTGTAAGAACCTATATAATGGCGCCAGGCATCAATCGCCCGGAGTTGAAATTATTCACTTACCAGGATAGCTTATTCAAATCACAGAATAGCCTGATCAGCGCAAAGAACCGTCCCCGCACCAGCTTGTTTGTGCAGGGTGGTTATGCCCGGCCGGGACTGGACATGCTGAAGAATGATTTTGCCTGGTATTATGTGGCCGGCGTTCGCCTGAACTGGTCACTGGGCAACTTGTATACAACAAAAAAAGAGCGGCAGTTATTGACCGTGAACCAACGGATGGTGGATGTGCAGAAAGACCTGTTCCTGCTCAATACCAATACCCAACTAAAGCAACAGCAATCGGAGCTGAACAAGTTAGAGCAGCTGATCGTCTCCGATGAACAGATCATTGGCCTGCGTGCCAAAGTAAAAGAGGCCGCTAATGCACAACTGGAAAATGGCGTGATCACCGCCAACGATTTTTTGCGGGAAGTGAATGCGGAAGACCAGGCAAGGCTATCGCTCATTGCCCACCGCTTACAATGGCTGCAGGCCCAGATCAATCTTGAAACCATATCAGGCAATCAATAA
- a CDS encoding HlyD family secretion protein: MKKMITGVVMAAAFLTACNGNKATHDASGTFEVDEVIVSSELTGKLLSFDITEGDSIPKGKVIGTIDAENLSLQKDQVQASIEALKEKTADLTPQVKLLQDQLTVQQSQLDNLLREKKRIENLLKQDAATGKQLDDMNAQIDVVQKQMTVTQQQINVQRSNVGTQNRSILSEGKPLEKRVAQLEDQLKRAAVANPVGGTVITKYAEAGEMTSVGKALYKIADLSTMTLRAYITGSQLSQVKLNQPVKVLIDNGANAYREYPGVITWIADKAEFTPKTIQTKEERANLVYAVKIKVKNDGFIKIGMYGEVKL, encoded by the coding sequence ATGAAAAAAATGATTACAGGAGTAGTGATGGCAGCGGCCTTCCTCACTGCCTGCAACGGAAATAAAGCAACACATGATGCCTCCGGTACTTTTGAAGTAGATGAAGTGATCGTATCCTCGGAACTGACCGGTAAATTATTGTCCTTTGATATCACAGAAGGCGATTCCATTCCCAAAGGCAAAGTGATCGGTACGATCGATGCAGAAAATCTGTCGCTCCAAAAAGACCAGGTACAGGCCAGTATCGAAGCCCTCAAAGAAAAGACCGCCGACCTTACACCGCAGGTAAAACTGCTGCAGGACCAGTTGACCGTACAACAATCACAGTTGGACAACCTGTTGCGCGAGAAGAAACGTATAGAAAACCTGCTGAAGCAGGATGCCGCTACGGGCAAGCAACTGGATGATATGAACGCACAGATCGATGTGGTGCAGAAACAAATGACGGTAACCCAACAGCAGATCAACGTACAGCGCAGCAATGTAGGCACGCAGAACCGCAGCATCCTCAGCGAAGGCAAACCCCTGGAAAAGCGGGTAGCGCAACTGGAAGATCAGTTAAAACGTGCAGCTGTGGCCAACCCAGTGGGCGGTACAGTGATCACCAAATATGCAGAAGCGGGAGAGATGACCTCCGTAGGCAAAGCCCTGTATAAGATCGCCGACCTCTCTACCATGACCTTACGCGCCTACATCACAGGAAGCCAGTTATCACAGGTGAAACTGAACCAGCCTGTAAAAGTATTGATCGATAATGGTGCCAATGCCTACCGGGAGTATCCCGGCGTGATCACCTGGATAGCTGACAAAGCAGAGTTTACGCCCAAAACGATCCAAACCAAAGAGGAGCGGGCTAACCTGGTATATGCTGTCAAGATCAAAGTAAAGAACGATGGGTTCATCAAGATCGGCATGTATGGCGAGGTAAAGTTGTGA
- a CDS encoding ABC transporter ATP-binding protein, giving the protein MPSVVAENIVKKYGKKKDIVEALHGISFQAEEGELFGIIGPDGAGKTSLFRILTTLLLPDGGSATVDGLDVVKDFKAIRNRVGYMPGRFSLYQDLTVAENMEFFATIFNTSIEENYDLVKEIYSQIEPFKDRRAGKLSGGMKQKLALSCALIHRPSVLFLDEPTTGVDAVSRKEFWEMLRKLKQQGITILVSTPYMDEASMCDRVALLQNGKLLSVNTPAGVRASFGKPLLAVRGTDMLLLLTHLKQFDSIADAYPFGEYHHAVMRTGYDIEQLRNYLQQQGHKEIEIQTIEPDIEDCFMDLMKN; this is encoded by the coding sequence ATGCCATCAGTAGTTGCTGAAAATATCGTCAAGAAGTACGGGAAAAAGAAAGATATCGTGGAGGCCTTGCACGGGATTTCCTTCCAGGCAGAAGAAGGGGAGTTGTTCGGTATTATCGGGCCGGATGGGGCGGGTAAAACCTCCCTGTTCCGCATCCTCACCACGTTGTTGTTGCCCGATGGCGGCAGCGCCACGGTGGATGGGCTCGATGTAGTGAAGGATTTTAAGGCCATCCGCAACAGGGTAGGGTATATGCCCGGCCGCTTTTCCCTGTACCAGGACCTTACCGTTGCCGAGAACATGGAATTCTTTGCCACCATATTCAATACGTCCATTGAAGAGAACTACGACCTGGTAAAGGAGATCTATTCACAGATAGAACCTTTCAAGGACCGGCGCGCCGGTAAATTATCAGGTGGTATGAAACAGAAGCTGGCCCTTAGCTGTGCCCTTATTCACCGCCCTTCCGTATTGTTCCTCGATGAACCCACTACCGGGGTTGATGCCGTATCACGCAAGGAGTTTTGGGAAATGCTGCGCAAGCTCAAACAGCAGGGTATTACCATCCTGGTATCCACGCCCTATATGGATGAGGCCAGCATGTGCGACCGTGTAGCCCTGCTGCAAAACGGCAAACTATTATCCGTCAATACCCCTGCCGGTGTAAGGGCCTCCTTTGGAAAACCGTTGCTGGCCGTAAGGGGCACCGATATGCTGTTGCTGCTCACCCACCTGAAACAGTTTGACAGCATTGCAGATGCTTATCCTTTTGGTGAGTACCACCATGCTGTCATGCGGACGGGATACGACATAGAGCAATTGCGCAATTACCTGCAGCAGCAGGGGCATAAAGAAATAGAGATACAGACCATAGAGCCGGATATAGAAGACTGCTTTATGGATTTGATGAAAAACTAA